acacgtcagacagcatttgacccaatgcgaggttgtattgacgaactagatcgttataacgaccatagaatttgtgaaatgctgacttcaatcgagactgttgaaatccctgtaccatcaacttgtttgtcagtagcttacctcgatttaaaaactgactatacccagaacaagctcttgcatatcgaatcagttgagatatataaacaccatatgcaggtgataatggaatattgctacataaatgtgggaagttgacgatggagaagttgaaatcatcccgtttgtcatacagttgagttgtcagtttgccgttaatgtctactttcaataaaatatctaagtatgaagcagaagtggacgactctgtggtgtccttgatttcgagctcacagggatatatcaaatcgacatatgaatgaaagctatcattgttaatagacaaaacgtcatcgatatatctaaaagtcgaattggaggtcacagcgagagattttttcttctcacgtagaagtttttgaataaattctgcttcatatgaatataaaaacaggtcagctaacaaaggagcacaattcgtgcctatgggaattccaacagactgttggaagacctgatcaccaaagaccacgaagatattgtcaatgaggaactctagcatattttttatttcaacttcagagtacttgtgcgtggaatcagagtggtgtttaacaaagtaagtttttgaatgactgatcactagatatgaatatttccgttcaaattccggtgccgaagggaaAATTAAAGTGTTACAGGTCAATATTACGGAGATCTTATACTtgaaaagctcaagaaatattatcataaacgacgccctgtgtcaggatttaggcatgttcgtttacttcatgataatgctccatcacatacatttgaacttgtgaagcaattttgaAGTTTGAACTTCTTGACACACCCAcaatactctccagatctagccccatgcgactttttcctttttctaaaacttaaaacgtttcttatctggtcgtcgttacaagtcccgacaagcccttggctcagccatcagtcagtgcctcagaggtctacctaaatcagcatACTGTGACACATTTCAGAATTAATTTAAGGGATTGAAATTATGTGTTtaaaaccgcggagaatactttgaatgGATGTAGTGTTTATTTCagtatttgagtcgaatgcttttgagatatcgtatactacacattacatatcgaacagccttCGTATGTTTCATTTTCGAGATAAGTAGGCAAAGTGTAATAATTTCAGAAGGTATTGTAATGTTTTCTAAAAACATTTGCCATAATATTTTAACAGACGATGGGTCAtatataacaataaacttgaaaatgtaaaacatactCTTCCGGCATTATAAAAGTTTGCTTTATAGTAGaacagtatataaatattgcatgcagttgagggtaacattgaaaattttcaccccgagaaaaccattgtcaaccgaggcgtagccgaggttgacaatggtttctcgaggggtgaaaatttttaatgttaccctcaactgcatgcaatatttgttttattatactgaatgttatgtaaacaacaaaaacagaaaGACATGTACTTCAGTAATTTATCTATGGtgttgtaaacaaaaaattaaagtaaACATGGTGATATAATTCAAAGTTAACAAGcttaaaattgtgaattctgTAATAATCAACAAATCACAGTCCTGGATACAGATCACAGTTTGctattgtttttttaaatctataatgttttcaatattttaaagatgTAACAAGAAAAAGTCAAAATGGCGAAAGCAATTCAAAGTAAACAAGtttaaaatggtaaatttctTTCATAATTCAACAAATCACATTTCACTTTTGGGGACCAAAATTAAAGTTCACAACACAGTTATTCATTGTTGGGTAAACATGAAACCCTGTACTAGTAGATAAGCTTGTGGGTATTGCATTAAGATTCAACACACTTAGAGGCTGAGCATTTGGAACATTTTCACTGCTAACAACACTGTGAGAAAGTTCGTCAAAAGTGGAATCACTGAAAATAGAATCTAATTCTTCAGGCGTTATTTCAGGAAACTCGTTTTCCTTAAGACTTGTTCCTACAATACCGGTAGCTGTAGAGACAGTATTGGCATCAGAATTTGAGCGTGATTGACTTCCAAGTATTCCACCAAGGCATTCAGACATTTCTCTCTTTTTAGTATCATTTAGGCGACAAGCATAACTACGAATGGAAGCCTCATTTTTGTGGCCAGAGGCACACATGATGTGCCTTGCTTCCACGCCTGCGTTGTCTAACGCTGTGATGACAGTGGCCCGAATTGAGTGATTGGTATAAATCCTCGATAACTTTCCAAGTTTAGAAATTTCAGGCATCATGTTGGAAAGAATGTTTTTCCCCAAAGGAGATTTACAGTACCAAACAGAACTGTTTTCGTCAAATGAATTCAAGGGTCGCTGCCAAAGTGCATCAATTTCAGGATGTAGTTTATTCAGATACTTTTTGAAAGAAGTAACTGGACACTGAACATTTCCTGGCTGGGAATACATCCTCGCCTCTCCAACTGTCTCATCCGGTGCACTAGATCTAAAAAAGATACAGGGATagtgaaaatatataataaacttcaATAAAACACCCAACCCCTCTtcccagagagagagagggggggagggagagagagagaaatagaaaTTCTAACCTGTGGTTTTTATCAGCTTCATCTATGGCTTGGAACACAAATTCTCGTCCACAAGCATCTATGTCAGTTGAGAAAGTACTTTTGGTCATATTCCTTAAGTTCTCACGGCCTCTGCGACATAAGTAAAACATCAAGTCAAACCACACCTTATTTTGGAGACCACAGGGTGTTTCGGTATTAAAAACGGTGTTGTTGGGCTCGTAAAGTTGTTTCAAATCCTCCGAAGAAATTGCTGGCTTGTGATCAACGGAACCAAATCCCTTTTTCTTCATGTCAGTTAGGGTTGCTTTAAACACCTTCTTTGATTCACTGAATTCCGGGTCAGTCAAAATATCTACTTGGCATGAATCCTTTATGAATTTGGCGAGTCCGTACCTTATACTGTTCAGTGAGCTTACTTTCAAACTACTTCCCGACTTTGTTCGAATGGCGACGTAAAATAATCTCAGATTTTCGTTAAGCTCCTGTTTACTGAAACTCTCGAACTCAGTACTTTGACTCCTCTGGCTCAAGAACGAACGAAATAAGTTGACAGACCTTTTTATCGTCCTTTGCGTGCTTTTCGATTCCTTTTCATCTATTAATCTTTGTATTTATTTCTCTCCCACTACAGCAAACATGGTACAATGAACTAGTAAACAAACGTCTGTTGACATTCAATCAATCTacgtcatgcgatatttcgtatattAATACGGGTATTCgcatttattacaaacgctcaaacgacgtcgtctagcaatctacggcgaaccgtaggcgcataaatttgacgcatgtgatacttttttataatatcacccgttgtcaagtactgttacccgttgctagatactatcaccctgaagggcgtgttttctgttctcagagggtaacaatatgttttttccaatgcttctcgaccaatcagattcacgtattttacatgaaagtataataataagTAATACATGATCAATTTTGCCAAATAATCTTAACGACATAAATTAAGATATTCAAAACTGCATTATGTTGAATGTACAATATTGTTGCATGGCGGATAAACAAAGTCCAAAAGATATTTCAAGTAACCCTTTTAAAGTGTATTTGAAAAACCAGTCcttggtatttaaaaaaaagtacgCATCAATGCTGATCTTTGTATGAGCTTACAGAGGAGTTCATTatttaaaatagattttgatATACCAAGAGCTATGACATGTGTCCGCCAATTGAACGATTTTTCTTTTGTTCTTTGTCATAGAGTTCTGCTGCAGTTCGTTAATTCTTGTTTAGAATTCTTGTTTAGAAACAAGATATACGAAAATACGTCCTTTTTCTTCCAATCTTTAAaaactgtttgtatactgacaataacTGACAATACTGACAATAACTGAATCCAGTGTGAACATTTTCTTCGAGTAACCTTTTAGGTTTAAAAGGCTATCTTTATAAATTGAATATATCATCGACTTTACCTAACATTGCGTTTCACTGTACAGAATATTTACCTATGAAACTATTAACAAGAGGCAAAATCCTCATCTAATgcacaattacatgtatgccATCCATATAGATATGTGTACACTATCGAAATCCAATGAAAGGGACAAAATCTAAATTATTGCACTATATCGAGTCGCTATATCTAACCGCCCTGTCAAAATATGTCCGTCTATTAGAATTTGATTGGTATAAAACGTCGGTGTAAAAGACATGATATTTCGAATCTTATcagtataaaatatatacatgtaattcgaAATTTTTATAGTAACGTGTATCTATAAGAATAACTTTTAATTGTGTAGCTTATATTGACGCATTTTCTTATATCGAAAAATCCTAGCTAAACTGCCCAAGACGAATAAATTAGGAAAATGTCGACCGACGGCATGTTGTGTGTATGAAGTAGCGTTAACTTTGATGCTTATTGTTATAACTTGTGTTCCCTAACGTAAATAATGAATAATCTGAAATATGAGGCGTTGTTATGACGTAACGATGTTATGTTTTCTgacttaaatacatgtaattagacAATTGACGAATGAGGCGTTGTTATGTCGAATAATAACGTTATGTTGGTTTGAATTGCGAAAATGTAGGGCGCAACAATGTTGTGTTCTCACACGTGAATACATTTAATGAGATACTTGAAGAATGAGGTGttgttacattgtaaaataatactatacatttattgcatgatagtgaggcagatataaagatttattcacccaagaaaaatcatattccccgagggcaacggtATATGTTTTTTCTTGGGTGAagaaatcttcatatctcccgaacattcatgcaataaattgtttattataccgaaacaaagcaagaccacaaaattgtatttgagattggagtttactcatctatacattgtacatgtatttacctgaGATCGCCCTAGCagtaacaccgcgccgtcaacgtatatatagaaggtacaaacagcgaaatacagtgatatgataaccagtttatgtatttccattctccttgaatgctgatttacttgtttgtttttgtatcaaccagaATCAggcgattttaaaactgtatatcagagacccgcatagtgtgtgccttacgaactatgaaactGGAATgcctcggacttattgtgaggtcataatacacttcgtctactttgacgttaaatttatggaaaatgcacgaagcTGCCCAAGgggaaatatgatagggagatatgatgtttgagaagGAGATATGGAATTCTGTCATCCCTGGCATGTGACTGtttagaccaatcagattacgcgttgcatagaattctcatactaaGGTATAATAATATGCTTACTCGACCGAgtgtgtgatttttttctgcaagAGTGTATGAGCTAGCGATACAACCATGTGTATTGCCTAACGTAATTAATCTTGAAGAGGGGAGGCGTTGTTAGGTCGTAGAATAACATTATGTTATCTTAATTTTCACTGGAGTATGAGCTAGTGACGCAACCATGTTGTGTTTCCTGGAGTAGatattggttgattgattgattgattgaatattgtttctCTCGAGAACCTTTCACTAACGTGGAAACGTCAAAATTGCcgatgaaggactgcaaaatttaggcctatggtcggcgcttatggtcattgagcagggggggtctatatcgtgccacacctgctgcgacacggaacctcggtttttgctgtctcattcgaaggaccgccccatttaatcgcctcttacgacaagcaaggtgtactAAGGACTTATTGTAGTAGTTTTATTCAGGCAGAACAATCATTTTTGTATAAAACATCATCAAAATATAGATGAATAAATACACATGTCAACTGTATAAAACTTAGCATACCAAATGTTATCACAGTCATTTTATCACAGTATTGTCATCACTTACAAGATATTTTCACCGCTGCATTATGTACTTATATCACAGTATACCAAGGATAACGCATTAAAGCAGAAATATGActgcttatttccaatggggtccttgagacttcaaaagtatatatatgcaaagtgaagataacgaacagtgataaataaataaattacaacTGAATGGCATGGACAGCAatgttcaaatattttggtaaatgAATGATGTAGTGTGGCCCGAATAGAGTAACATCAATGtacaattaaaaaattaaaatgaataataaatcgTGAATGAGGTTCAATTTCTATATATACAAACTTCATATTCTCCCTCTAGCGGAATTCTTGTGGAAGCATCTTCCATCTAcctaatgatttgaaatttacattaataTTAACGTACTTAACTTCAAATGGTAAATAATTCCAGTCTATCATAGCATGATAGCAAAAATTGGAGCTATCATAGGCCCCCACCCTTGGAACCATGAGATTAAAATTGGACCCCGCTCTAGTAATATTGTTGTTTCTGAAATAATGCTCGTGCAAGTATCTTGGTGCAAggtcatgaaaaatattaaaaacatgaTTTAAATGCAGTTTTCTAACTCTATCAGCTACACAGAGTGTGTTAACTGAATCAAAGATTTCGCAATTTATAGTGGTTATATGGCCTATATTTTGGATGAACctgattgttttgttttgaagaaCCTGTAATTTCTTTTACAAGGATTTAGATAAACCTGCATACCATGCAGACGAGTAGTAATCAAAGTAGCATTGAATAAGTGCAGATGCTAACGTTGACATTGACTTTCTGTTTAGCAAAGCTCCATTTCTGTACAGGAATTTATCCCTTAGTTGACCTTGGTTGTAGTCTCATTCACAATGACATTGCATTTCAAAAACTTATCAATAGTTATCCCTAAATATTTGACCTGATAACTTGCTTTGATGACATGATTATGACACTTTACTTCAAACTGACCTCGTTAGAAAGCTTGCGACCAGGGCcgaacaggatacataaagttTTCCCGAGATGAAGTGACAACTTGTTGTCTACTAGCCAATCGGAACAATTTTCTAGGACTTTGCCAAGTTTCATTAAAATGACATTTGAATCTCTGTGTGAATACAGGAGTGCACTGTCGTCTGCATATAAGATCAACTTGCAGTCTTCATCGACGCTAGTTGACATGTCATTGACATAACATAAAAGTAATAATGGGCCTAAAATACTCCCTTGGGTGCCCCAATGTAATTTCCCTATGGTTAGAAAGCTTGCCCCCACACCTTACCACGTGAGACCAGCCTGTTAAGTATGATTTAAACCAATTACTTTCAATTCCTATAATGTCTAACttattacataaaatttcatgatcaacAGTATCGAACACCTTTTGTAAATCTAACATTATCATACCTGTAAAAAGTCCTTTGGATGTGTTCTCCCTAATACGATCTAATAAGTGAATAAGACAAGTATCAGTAGAAAATTTGCTTCGGAAGAAAGATTGGAACTCATACATGTTGGTTCTTTGTAGAAATTTTTTCAATTGAACATAAACACTTTTTTCAGGGATCTTTGACACAACACTTAAAATACTTACTGTTCTATAATTACATACTTGCAGTGGTTTGCCCTtcttaatatattttgataacacTTGCCCCTAGTTTCAAATATTTAACAGAAATATCATTCAGACCAGTGCTTTTTGTGACATTAAGATTTCAAAGTTCTTCATATACAAAAGTTTTGCATACCACATTTAAAACAAGACGGTTGTTATATAAATTTCTTTCTTCATAAAAacttctaaaatattctgacAGTATGTTGTATGTACCTTTAGCAGTGGGCAAGGCGTTTACAAACTTTGAAGCAACAGTTGTGAAAAAAGTGTTAAAATGATTagctttttcaaattcattatGGTAGATGTTATCATCAATATTTAGAACAATCTTTTTGTCCTCCTTCTTTTGACTTCTATATCCAAGATTCTTCAATTGTTGCTAAAGCCTTTTTGGATcatatttgttttcttcaattttccATGATATATGTTCTTACTTTGCTTTCAATATTTTACGTTGTAATAAAATCTTGATCTAGACAATTTGTTGTGATCTTGTTTTCTACTTCTTCTAAAAATGTCTAAAAGTCTATCCCTTTCTGTGATTCGTTCTCATATTTCATGATTCATCTATGGTTCAGTTCTTTACTTTAACCTCACGTCTTTGATGGGAGCAAAATTACATTTAGAAAATATCTTTGAAAGTAATCCAACTATTTTCTACATACACGATGTATTCAGACATTGTACAACATGACAAGTCAACTTTTTCCAATTCCTCAATAAATAATTCAGAATCAAAATTCTTCATGTTGTTATGTCATAAGATAACGCAGTGCTTTACTGACTGGGTGTTTAGTACCTTTCTGAACAAGTGCGTGAGCTTGAAGCGTTGGTCGTCACTATGTCATAGAAGTATCTTTGATTTAAGAATGCTTGCGCTGCTTTAGTATACACTTTCTGTAGAGATGGCAACATTTATACACTTCATTTACTTATTGGATACTATGTTTCTTTAGAAAGGCTTCaagataaatatttctttaatctgtaaaatgtGTACACCTTGGTTCCAATCTTGCATGAGTTGTGTTTAACAATGCAAATTGCATAGCGCGTACACGAAGATTCTGTTCAGTTTTGCAATTAATCTGGAATTTTCCATTATAATTGTTCTTGCTATGTTATAGGTCGATAGATCTATGCGATCTGCTTTTACAATAAAGTGAGTTTGGTGTTGTTTTATGTAACTGCAAAGTTCTTGATTCTCAAGGATTT
This genomic window from Ostrea edulis chromosome 4, xbOstEdul1.1, whole genome shotgun sequence contains:
- the LOC125668156 gene encoding uncharacterized protein LOC125668156, which translates into the protein MKKKGFGSVDHKPAISSEDLKQLYEPNNTVFNTETPCGLQNKVWFDLMFYLCRRGRENLRNMTKSTFSTDIDACGREFVFQAIDEADKNHRSSAPDETVGEARMYSQPGNVQCPVTSFKKYLNKLHPEIDALWQRPLNSFDENSSVWYCKSPLGKNILSNMMPEISKLGKLSRIYTNHSIRATVITALDNAGVEARHIMCASGHKNEASIRSYACRLNDTKKREMSECLGGILGSQSRSNSDANTVSTATGIVGTSLKENEFPEITPEELDSIFSDSTFDELSHSVVSSENVPNAQPLSVLNLNAIPTSLSTSTGFHVYPTMNNCVVNFNFGPQK